The Flavobacterium sp. 20NA77.7 genome includes the window GCAGCTACTTTAATTATAGTGGCTTTTATTTTAATTTATGGTGCTATTGAGCGTTTTTTTCATCCACACTCTATTGCTTCAGAATTAGTAATTTGGTTAGCTTTATTAGGAATACTAGTCAATGGATTATCTGTAATTTTTCTAAGAAAAGATGCTGATCATAATTTAAACATGAAATCAGCTTATTTACATCTTTTAACAGATATGATGGCATCAGTAGCGGTTTTGGTTGGTGGGTTGTTAATGAAATTTTATGGTTGGTTTTGGGTAGACAGCGCTATGACACTATTAATAGCAATTTATTTAGTTGCAGTAGGTGTTGATTTGTTGTTAAAATCTACAAAAATGTTAATGCTTTTCACTCCCGAAAACATTGACATAAAAGAGATTGTAAGAGAAGTTCACAAAATACCAGGAATAGGAAAATTACATCATATCCATGTTTGGCATTTAAATGAAGAAGAATTGCATTTAGAAGCGCATTTAGATTGTTCCCAAGACATTAAAATGAGTGAATTTAATGTGTTGTTACATCAAATAGAATTAGTGTTGTTTACAAGTTTTGGAATTAATCATATCAATATTCAACCTGAATTTAAGAAAGAAGACCCAAAAGATTTTATTGTTCAGGATTAGATAGTATATGCTGTTTAGTTCCATAAAATTCGTAGAACAAAACGTAAAAAAATTAACTGTAATAAACCAACAGCAAAAAATTTGATAAGAAAAAAACGTTTTGAAATTTTATGTTTAAATAGCAATATTCCTAAAATACCACCTAAGAAACCGCCTAAGAAAATTAATAACAATAACTGTATTTCCGAAATTCGTTGACCATTTGTTTTAGCCATTTGTTTATCATAACCCCAAATAAAAAGAGTAACTAAATTAATAATTAACAAATAGAATAATATTGGTTCCAATGATATTAAATTTTTTACAAAGATAGTATTTAGTGCCAATTTAGATTTCACAATGAACCATATCCAATTTATACAAAATCAAACCAATATTGCTTCTAAAAGCATTGAAGCAACCATAAAATTACTTTCAGAAGATTGCACGATTCCGTTTATTTCGCGTTACCGTAAAGACCAAACCGAAAATTTAGACGAGGTGCAAATAGAAGCCATTTCAAAATTAAACAAACAATTTGAAGAAATCGTTAAGCGAAAAGAAAGCATTTTAAAATCTATTGAAGAACAAAACGCACTTTCGCCAGAATTGAAAACTAAAATTGAAAACAGTTTTGATTTGCAAGAATTGGAAGATTTGTATTTACCTTATAAAAAGAAGAAAAAAACCAAAGCCGATGTAGCTCGTGAAAACGGATTAGAGCCTTTAGCAAAAATAATAATGTCTCAAAAAAATGATGATCTTGAGTTTTTGGCATCAAATTATTTAAATACAAACGTTAAAAACGAAGACGAAGCGTTACAAGGCGCACGCGATATTATTGCGGAATGGATAAATGAAAACATATTTATTCGTAAAAATTTACGTCGCTTGTTCCAACGTAAAGCATTGATTACCACAAAAGTAGTCAAGACAAAAAAAGACGAGGAAGCCGCCCAAAAATTTTCGCAATATTTTGATTGGGAAGAACCTATTTCTAAAGCACCTTCCCACCGATTATTAGCCATGTTGCGAGCCGAAGCAGAAGGTTTCGTGAAGTTAAATGTTGCAGTTGAAAAAGAAGAAGCCTTAGATTTTATCGAAGAAAACACCATCAAAAATAAACATTCGGATGCAACCGAACATTTAGAATTAGCTATTAAAGACAGTTATAAACGCTTGTTAGAACCGGCTATTTCAAACGAAACGTTGCAAGAAGCCAAGGTTAAAGCCGATAGTAAAGCCATTGATGTATTTGCAGAAAATTTACGTCAGTTGTTATTGGCGCCACCTTTAGGCGAAAAACGTATTTTAGCCATCGATCCAGGGTATCGAACGGGTTGTAAAGTGGTTTGTTTGGATGAAAAAGGCGATTTGTTACATAACGAAACTATTTATCCTCACGCACCTCAAAATGATACCGCTATGGCGATGAAAAAAATACGTTCAATGGTAAATGCATATAACATTGAAGCCATTTCTATTGGAAACGGAACAGCATCTCGCGAAACGGAATTTTTTATTAAAAAAATTGCTTTTGATAAGCCGGTACAGGTTTTTGTGGTTTCAGAAGCGGGCGCATCAGTGTATTCGGCGAGTAAAATTGCTCGTGATGAATTTCCAAATTATGATGTTACCGTTCGTGGTTCGGTTTCTATAGGAAGACGACTTTCAGATCCCTTGGCCGAATTGGTAAAAATAGATCCTAAATCAATTGGCGTAGGACAATATCAACATGATGTAGACCAAACCAAATTGCAAGCTGCATTAGACAGCACAGTAATAAGTTGTGTAAATTCTGTTGGAATTAACATTAATACCGCGAGTAAATCATTGTTGAGTTATGTTTCTGGAATTGGAGAAAAAATGGCTGAAAACATCGTGGCCTATCGTTCTGAGAATGGTCCTTTTGAAGACAGAAAACAATTGAAAAAAGTGCCTCGTTTAGGCGAAAAAGCATATCAACAAGCAGCGGCATTTATCAGAATTAAAGACGGAAAAAATCCGTTGGATAATTCAGCTGTGCATCCAGAAGCGTATACAATAGTAGAAAAAATGGCTAAAGATTTGGGTGTAAAAACAGATGAACTAATAGCGAATAAAGAAAAAACCACCCAAATTTCTCCTGAAAAATACATTACTTCAGAAATTGGAATTTTAACCTTAAAAGACATTTTAAAAGAGTTAGAAAAACCAGGATTAGACCCAAGAAAAGCAGCTAAAATTTTCGAGTTTGACCCTAATGTCCGTTCTATTTCTGATTTAAGAAGCGGCATGATTTTACCTGGAATTGTAAACAACATTACTGCTTTTGGTTGCTTTGTTGACGTAGGAATTAAAGAAAGTGGCTTGGTTCA containing:
- a CDS encoding Tex family protein codes for the protein MNHIQFIQNQTNIASKSIEATIKLLSEDCTIPFISRYRKDQTENLDEVQIEAISKLNKQFEEIVKRKESILKSIEEQNALSPELKTKIENSFDLQELEDLYLPYKKKKKTKADVARENGLEPLAKIIMSQKNDDLEFLASNYLNTNVKNEDEALQGARDIIAEWINENIFIRKNLRRLFQRKALITTKVVKTKKDEEAAQKFSQYFDWEEPISKAPSHRLLAMLRAEAEGFVKLNVAVEKEEALDFIEENTIKNKHSDATEHLELAIKDSYKRLLEPAISNETLQEAKVKADSKAIDVFAENLRQLLLAPPLGEKRILAIDPGYRTGCKVVCLDEKGDLLHNETIYPHAPQNDTAMAMKKIRSMVNAYNIEAISIGNGTASRETEFFIKKIAFDKPVQVFVVSEAGASVYSASKIARDEFPNYDVTVRGSVSIGRRLSDPLAELVKIDPKSIGVGQYQHDVDQTKLQAALDSTVISCVNSVGININTASKSLLSYVSGIGEKMAENIVAYRSENGPFEDRKQLKKVPRLGEKAYQQAAAFIRIKDGKNPLDNSAVHPEAYTIVEKMAKDLGVKTDELIANKEKTTQISPEKYITSEIGILTLKDILKELEKPGLDPRKAAKIFEFDPNVRSISDLRSGMILPGIVNNITAFGCFVDVGIKESGLVHISQLKEGFVSDVNEVVKMHQHVQVKVVEVDEARKRIQLTMAF
- a CDS encoding DUF1294 domain-containing protein, translated to MEPILFYLLIINLVTLFIWGYDKQMAKTNGQRISEIQLLLLIFLGGFLGGILGILLFKHKISKRFFLIKFFAVGLLQLIFLRFVLRILWN
- a CDS encoding cation diffusion facilitator family transporter, giving the protein MGHIHIKKNEVKASNLIFSIFLNLLITIAQIIGGLVSGSLALISDALHNFSDVISLVFSLVAHKLSRKKASIEHTFGYKRAELIAAFTNAATLIIVAFILIYGAIERFFHPHSIASELVIWLALLGILVNGLSVIFLRKDADHNLNMKSAYLHLLTDMMASVAVLVGGLLMKFYGWFWVDSAMTLLIAIYLVAVGVDLLLKSTKMLMLFTPENIDIKEIVREVHKIPGIGKLHHIHVWHLNEEELHLEAHLDCSQDIKMSEFNVLLHQIELVLFTSFGINHINIQPEFKKEDPKDFIVQD